In Neomonachus schauinslandi chromosome 6, ASM220157v2, whole genome shotgun sequence, a genomic segment contains:
- the KAT6B gene encoding histone acetyltransferase KAT6B isoform X3, with product MAKGLPNIPVLSHPRYHLSAFYPMRKTSPVLIPFLYVASAWGLKNQIVKRNQKNSSLVQTVVVVEKLCQQKYNVSCIMIMPQHQRQGFGRFLIDFSYLLSRREGQAGSPEKPLSDLGRLSYLAYWKSVILEYLYHHQEKHISIKAISRATGMCPHDIATTLQHLHMIDKRDGRFVIIRREKLILGHMEKLKTCSRTNELDPESLRWTPILISNAAVSEEEREAEKEAERLMEQASCWEKEEQEILSSRANSRQSPAKVQSKNKYLHSPESRPVAGERGQLMELSKDSSEEEEEEEEEEEEEEEEEEEEEEEEEEEEEEEENIQSSPPRLTKPQSVAIKRKRPFVLKKKRGRKRRRINSSVTTETISETTEVLNEPFDNSDEERPMPHLEPTCEIEVEEDGGKPVLRKAFQHQPGKKRQTEEDEEKDNHCFKNADPCRNNMDDDTDNLKDGSRDNPEPLKCKQVWPKGTKRGLSKWRPNKERKTGFKLNLYTPPETPMEPDDQITVEEQKETPEDKTSLTPTRIEEEVKETMEPLLPRDENRRDETCAPISPNKSPGEKPEDDLIKPEEEEEEEEEDDEEEEEEEEEEEEEEENVEKDPGGAKSQEKEEPEVCMDKEDPVPLDDHEEEEEEDEEPSHNEGHDADDEDDSHMECTEAEKEERPREAFKEVLENQEAFLDLSVRPSHSNSEVLMDCGVDLAAACNSEPKELAGDTEAAPESDEECPGEEAQKQDQKNSEEVDAEFKERNTATMEIDSETVQAVQSLTQENSEQDDTFQDCAETQEACRSLQNYTHADQSPQIATALDDCQQSDHSSPVSSVHSHPGQSVRSVNSPSVPALENSYAQISPDQSAISVPSLQNMETSPMMDVPSVSDHSQQVVDSGFSDLGSIESTTENYENPSSYDSTMGGSICGNGSSQNSCSYSSLTSSSLTQSSCAVTQQMSNISGSCSLLQQTSISSPPTCSVKSPQGCVVERPPSSGQQLAQCSMAANFSPPMQLAELPDTGNANLGLYERMGQSDFGAGHYPQPSATFSLAKLQQLTNTLIDHSLPYSHSAAVTSYANSASLSTPLSNTGLVQLSQSPHSVPGGPQAQATMTPPPNLTPPPMNLPPPLLQRNMAASNIGISHSQRLQTQIASKGHVSMRTKSASLSPAAATHQSQIYGRSQTVAMQGPARTLTMQRGMNMSVNLMPAPAYNVNSVNMNMNTLNAMNGYSMSQPMMNSGYHSNHGYMNQTPQYPMQMQMGMMGTQPYAQQPMQTPPHGNMMYTAPGHHGYMNTGMSKQSLNGSYMRR from the exons GCTATTTGCTTTCTAGAAGAGAAGGCCAAGCAGGGTCTCCTGAAAAGCCACTCTCTGATCTGGGCCGTCTCTCCTATCTGGCCTACTGGAAGAGCGTCATCTTAGAATATCTCTACCACCACCAAGAGAAGCACATCAGCATCAAGGCCATCAGCAGAGCTACGGGCATGTGCCCACATGACATCGCCACCACCCTGCAGCACCTCCATATGATTGACAAACGGGATGGCAG ATTTGTCATCATTAGAAGGGAAAAGTTGATACTGGGCCACATGGAAAAGCTGAAAACCTGTTCCCGGACCAATGAGCTTGATCCAGAAAGTCTAAGGTGGACcccaattttaatttctaatgctGCAGTTTCTGAAGAAGAGCGAGAAGCTGAGAAAGAG gCTGAGCGGCTAATGGAACAAGCTAGCTGCTGGGAAAAGGAGGAGCAAGAAATCCTGTCCTCTAGAGCGAACAGTAGGCAATCACCTGCAAAAGTACAAtcgaaaaataaatatttgcattccCCGGAGAGCCGGCCAGTGGCAGGGGAGCGAGGGCAGCTGATGGAGCTGTCTAAAGATAGcagtgaagaggaggaggaggaggaggaggaagaggaggaggaggaggaggaagaggaggaggaggaggaggaggaagaggaggaggaggaggaagaagaaaatatacagagTTCTCCTCCAAGATTGACTAAACCACAATCAGTTGCCATAAAGAGAAAG AGGCCTTTTGTGCTAAAGAAGAAAAGGGGTCGTAAACGCAGGAGGATCAACAGCAGCGTAACAACTGAGACCATTTCTGAGACGACGGAAGTCCTGAACGAGCCCTTTGACAACTCAGACGAAGAGAGACCGATGCCGCACCTGGAGCCTACCTGTGAGATTGAAGTAGAGGAAGACGGCGGGAAGCCAGTCCTAAGAAAAGCCTTCCAACATCAGCCtgggaagaaaagacaaacagaGGAAGACGAAGAAAAAGACAATCATTGTTTTAAGAATGCTGACCCTTGTAGAA ACAATATGGATGATGATACAGATAACTTGAAAGACGGCAGTAGAGACAATCCTGAACCTCTAAAGTGCAAACAAGTATGGCCAAAAGGAACAAAACGTGGTCTATCTAAGTGGAGGCCAAACAAAGAGAGGAAGACTGGATTTAAACTGAACTTGTACACCCCACCAGAGACACCCATGGAACCTGATGACCAGATAACAGTAGAAGAACAGAAGGAGACTCCGGAAGACAAAACCAGCCTCACTCCCACCAGGATTGAGGAAGAGGTCAAGGAAACCATGGAGCCCCTGCTGCCTCGGGACGAAAACAGAAGGGACGAAACATGTGCACCTATAAGTCCAAATAAATCGCCGGGTGAAAAACCAGAAGATGATctaatcaaacctgaggaggaggaagaagaggaggaagaagacgacgaagaggaggaggaggaagaagaggaggaggaggaagaagaagaaaatgtagaaaaagaccCAGGTGGTGCTAAAAGTCAGGAAAAAGAAGAACCAGAAGTCTGCATGGACAAAGAAGACCCTGTTCCCTTGGATGAtcatgaagaggaggaggaagaggatgaagaGCCATCTCACAACGAGGGTCACGATGCAGATGATGAAGATGACAGTCACATGGAGTGTACagaagcagaaaaggaagaaCGCCCAAGAGAAGCCTTCAAAGAAGTACTAGAAAACCAGGAGGCTTTTTTAGACCTTAGTGTCCGGCCTAGTCATTCGAACTCAGAGGTCTTAATGGACTGTGGCGTTGACCTTGCAGCTGCTTGTAACAGCGAACCTAAGGAGCTTGCTGGAGACACTGAAGCTGCACCTGAATCTGATGAGGAATGCCCAGGAGAAGAGGCCCAGAAGCAGGACCAAAAGAACAGTGAAGAAGTGGATGCTGAGTTCAAAGAGAGAAATACTGCAACCATGGAAATTGACTCCGAGACCGTTCAGGCAGTTCAGTCCTTGACCCAGGAGAACAGTGAACAGGACGATACTTTTCAGGATTGCGCCGAGACTCAAGAGGCCTGTAGAAGCCTACAGAACTACACCCATGCAGACCAAAGTCCACAGATCGCCACCGCCCTGGACGACTGCCAGCAGTCAGACCACAGTAGCCCCGTTTCCTCCGTCCATTCCCATCCTGGCCAGTCAGTACGTTCTGTCAACAGCCCAAGCGTTCCTGCCCTGGAAAACAGCTATGCCCAAATCAGCCCAGATCAAAGTGCCATCTCGGTGCCGTCTTTGCAGAACATGGAGACCAGTCCAATGATGGATGTCCCGTCAGTGTCTGACCACTCACAGCAAGTCGTGGACAGCGGATTTAGTGACCTGGGCAGTATTGAGAGCACAACCGAGAACTACGAAAACCCAAGTAGCTATGATTCTACTATGGGCGGCAGCATTTGCGGAAACGGCTCTTCGCAGAACAGCTGCTCCTATAGCAGCCTCACCTCTAGCAGTCTGACACAGAGCAGCTGTGCCGTCACCCAGCAGATGTCCAACATCAGTGGCAGCTGCAGCCTGCTGCAGCAGACCAGCATCAGCTCACCCCCGACCTGCAGTGTCAAGTCTCCTCAAGGCTGTGTCGTGGAGCGGCCTCCGAGCAGTGGCCAGCAGCTGGCTCAGTGCAGCATGGCTGCCAACTTCAGCCCGCCGATGCAGCTGGCCGAGCTCCCCGACACTGGCAACGCCAACCTTGGCTTATATGAACGAATGGGGCAAAGTGATTTTGGGGCTGGGCATTACCCACAGCCATCAGCCACCTTCAGCCTTGCCAAACTACAGCAGTTAACTAATACACTTATTGATCATTCATTGCCTTACAGCCATTCCGCTGCTGTAACTTCCTATGCAAACAGTGCCTCTCTGTCCACACCATTAAGTAACACAGGGCTTGTTCAGCTTTCTCAGTCTCCGCACTCCGTCCCTGGGGGACCCCAAGCACAAGCTACCatgaccccaccccccaacctgaCTCCTCCTCCGATGAATCTGCCACCGCCTCTTCTGCAACGGAACATGGCTGCATCAAATATTGGCATCTCCCACAGCCAAAGACTGCAAACCCAAATCGCCAGCAAGGGCCACGTCTCCATGAGAACCAAATCGGCATCTCTGTCACCAGCCGCTGCCACCCATCAGTCGCAAATCTATGGGCGCTCCCAGACTGTAGCCATGCAGGGTCCCGCACGGACTTTAACGATGCAGAGGGGCATGAACATGAGTGTGAACCTGATGCCAGCCCCAGCCTACAATGTCAACTCCGTGAACATGAACATGAATACTCTCAATGCCATGAATGGGTACAGCATGTCCCAGCCGATGATGAACAGTGGCTATCACAGCAATCATGGCTACATGAATCAAACACCCCAATACCCTATGCAGATGCAGATGGGCATGATGGGAACCCAGCCATATGCCCAGCAGCCGATGCAGACCCCGCCCCACGGTAACATGATGTACACGGCCCCCGGACATCACGGCTACATGAACACGGGCATGTCCAAACAGTCTCTCAACGGGTCCTACATGAGAAGGTAG